One genomic segment of Natrialbaceae archaeon AArc-T1-2 includes these proteins:
- a CDS encoding potassium channel family protein, with product MTALTRRIAIYVGSLLALVAAYTVVYRWGMATFEGEPRTWYGALEIVVQSMTTTGYGQDAPWETPQMTILMVVIQLTGITYLFVAFPLFVVPWLETLVQPSAPEDADELEDHVVIVGYTELCASLVDELESNETPYVVLEADAESAQELYDDGIRVLHRDPTTDAALEAARVESALAIVIDATEDEFVSTILAIGERNPDVAILALIEDPSRARYLRYAGVDETLSPKHRLGKALGDKVRGVVDVDIDDADEPGESLHVAEYPIDHDSEFFAVPLEDVRRIERTGVTVLGAWVRGDFVTTLSDGVHTDENTTVLVAGTQSQFEAVAERVGSRGRHYRSTSDPVLVVGSDAIGSTAVGSLERAGLETVLVERDGETSVGHGDPTTEDTRYEADVVGDPTAEETFHEAGIEDARTVVIALEDGDDAILTALVARELNPEAQILSAIGRKENVSRLRAAGVDYVLALPNVAGRMVTDTIFEGDAMAFDEQLRLVRVDASPLAGKRVRPEAIRTRTGCAVLALERDGGCRTDVDDRLVERGDSLVVAGSDRELEQLRDRLPDVAT from the coding sequence GTGACCGCGCTGACCAGACGGATCGCGATCTACGTCGGCTCCTTGCTCGCATTGGTCGCGGCGTATACGGTCGTCTATCGGTGGGGAATGGCGACGTTCGAAGGGGAGCCGAGGACGTGGTACGGCGCACTCGAGATCGTCGTCCAGTCGATGACGACGACGGGGTACGGACAGGACGCGCCGTGGGAAACCCCACAGATGACGATCCTCATGGTCGTGATCCAGCTGACCGGGATCACGTATCTCTTCGTCGCGTTTCCGCTGTTCGTCGTCCCCTGGCTGGAGACGCTCGTGCAGCCGTCGGCGCCCGAGGATGCCGACGAACTCGAAGACCACGTCGTCATCGTCGGATATACGGAACTCTGTGCGTCGCTCGTCGACGAACTTGAGTCGAACGAGACGCCGTACGTCGTCCTCGAGGCCGACGCCGAAAGCGCACAGGAGCTGTACGACGACGGAATCCGCGTGCTTCACCGCGACCCCACCACGGACGCGGCGCTCGAGGCCGCCCGCGTCGAGAGCGCACTCGCGATCGTCATCGACGCGACCGAAGACGAGTTCGTCAGCACCATCCTCGCGATCGGTGAGCGAAATCCCGACGTGGCGATTCTCGCGCTCATCGAGGATCCGTCTCGCGCGCGATATCTGCGATACGCCGGCGTCGACGAGACCCTCTCGCCAAAACACCGCCTCGGAAAGGCGCTCGGAGACAAGGTACGCGGCGTCGTCGATGTCGATATAGACGACGCAGACGAACCCGGAGAGAGCCTCCACGTCGCGGAGTATCCGATCGACCACGACAGCGAGTTCTTCGCCGTCCCGCTCGAGGACGTCCGTCGGATCGAACGAACGGGGGTGACGGTACTCGGCGCCTGGGTTCGTGGCGACTTCGTCACGACGCTGTCGGACGGCGTCCACACCGACGAAAACACGACGGTGCTCGTCGCCGGAACCCAGTCCCAATTCGAGGCGGTCGCCGAACGGGTCGGCTCGAGGGGCCGTCACTACCGTTCGACCTCGGATCCCGTCCTCGTGGTCGGCTCGGACGCTATCGGTTCGACCGCCGTTGGCAGCCTCGAACGCGCCGGGCTCGAGACGGTGCTCGTCGAACGGGACGGCGAAACGTCGGTCGGTCACGGCGATCCGACGACCGAAGACACGCGGTACGAGGCGGACGTCGTCGGCGATCCGACGGCCGAAGAAACGTTCCACGAGGCGGGGATAGAAGACGCTCGAACGGTCGTCATTGCGCTCGAAGACGGCGACGACGCCATCCTGACGGCACTCGTCGCGCGAGAGCTCAACCCGGAAGCACAGATCCTCTCGGCGATCGGTCGGAAAGAGAACGTGAGTCGGCTTCGAGCCGCGGGCGTAGATTACGTGCTCGCGCTGCCGAACGTCGCCGGCCGAATGGTTACCGATACCATCTTCGAAGGCGACGCCATGGCCTTCGACGAGCAGCTTCGACTCGTTCGCGTCGACGCCTCGCCGCTCGCCGGCAAGCGGGTACGGCCGGAGGCGATACGAACACGGACCGGCTGTGCGGTCCTCGCACTCGAGCGCGACGGGGGGTGTCGTACCGACGTCGACGACCGCCTCGTCGAACGCGGTGATTCTCTCGTCGTCGCCGGATCAGATCGAGAACTCGAGCAGTTACGGGACCGATTGCCGGACGTGGCGACGTAG
- a CDS encoding DUF2270 domain-containing protein yields MSDGTGGFDPEDPEEKAIGREMVDQSTGLGSIAAHLYRGEVERTVEWRDRLDTTTDWAVTVMSAIVAYSFSGEISHAVILAGVMMGTVFLLIEARRFRDYDIWRSRVRSLQENLFANALDPSQGVEHDAWRAQLSQDYRDPEPKISYRGALAHRLRRVYLPLIAAMLLAWLFHLWAFNPDEPFPESAGLPGVSGTVVVAVVALYVAVLLVAAIPLSPKGRGESGAADHGELEES; encoded by the coding sequence ATGAGCGACGGAACGGGTGGGTTCGATCCCGAAGATCCCGAAGAGAAAGCGATCGGCAGAGAGATGGTCGATCAGAGTACCGGACTCGGGTCCATCGCTGCACACCTGTACCGCGGCGAGGTCGAACGAACCGTCGAGTGGCGCGACCGGCTCGACACCACCACGGACTGGGCGGTGACCGTCATGTCTGCTATCGTCGCGTACTCGTTCTCGGGCGAGATCTCTCACGCGGTGATTCTGGCCGGAGTCATGATGGGAACGGTCTTCCTCCTCATCGAGGCGCGGCGCTTTCGCGACTACGACATCTGGCGATCGCGGGTACGATCCTTACAGGAGAACCTCTTCGCGAACGCGCTCGATCCGTCCCAGGGCGTCGAACACGACGCGTGGCGGGCACAGCTTAGTCAGGATTACCGCGATCCAGAGCCGAAGATCAGCTATCGTGGTGCGCTCGCCCACCGCTTGCGTCGGGTCTATCTCCCGTTGATCGCGGCGATGCTTCTGGCCTGGCTCTTCCACCTTTGGGCGTTCAACCCGGACGAGCCGTTTCCCGAGAGCGCAGGACTTCCCGGCGTCTCCGGAACGGTCGTCGTCGCCGTCGTTGCGCTCTACGTCGCTGTGTTACTCGTCGCTGCGATCCCGCTGTCGCCGAAAGGGCGTGGCGAGTCGGGAGCCGCCGACCACGGCGAACTCGAGGAGTCCTGA
- a CDS encoding TrkH family potassium uptake protein has product MRIRVDWRSSCSLTGTVLKWIAVPLVAPLALAAFDGDPILPFLVAIVVTAVAGISLERLSDDRDLRQREGFLMVALTWLGVAAVGAIPFFIVGLTADGNSAFAGPVGGLVNALFESTSGLTTTGATVMSGWDFENQPRAILLWRQLIQWLGGLGILIVAIGLLSNLMVGGAQLMETETQSRNVTKLTPEIASTARLIWGLYVAITILAATTFYALHLVGLAPNMDLFNAVSHAFTSVATAGFSPEPESIGAFAPIVQWAVLPFMILGATNFVLLYYLTQGEFERPLESEELRFYLGLIVFFSVIVTVIIGLDPDVEKGFEATIRHGVFNVVSIVTTTGYASADFDLWTAGAKHVLFLCMFLGGMAGSTTCSIKTLRWLVILKGLYRNFFTAIHPSAVRPIRLGDSIVDEETVNDIFAYVMLAIVIFFLLTLFVVVDAARASTTVTEFEALGASASIFLNIGPAFGMAGPMDNYAGFPVTTRAVMVIMMWIGRIEIIPVLVLLLPAYWRS; this is encoded by the coding sequence ATGAGAATTCGCGTCGACTGGCGCTCGAGCTGTAGCCTGACGGGGACGGTGCTGAAGTGGATCGCCGTTCCGCTCGTGGCTCCACTCGCACTGGCTGCGTTCGACGGCGACCCCATCCTCCCGTTTCTCGTTGCGATCGTGGTGACGGCCGTCGCTGGGATCTCCCTCGAGCGGTTGAGCGACGATCGCGACCTCCGACAACGCGAAGGGTTCCTGATGGTCGCGCTGACCTGGCTCGGCGTCGCGGCCGTCGGCGCGATCCCGTTTTTCATCGTCGGGCTCACGGCGGATGGAAACTCCGCGTTTGCCGGCCCCGTCGGAGGACTGGTCAACGCCCTCTTCGAGAGCACGAGCGGGTTGACGACGACGGGGGCGACCGTCATGAGCGGCTGGGACTTCGAGAATCAGCCCCGGGCGATCTTGCTCTGGCGACAGCTCATCCAGTGGCTCGGCGGACTCGGCATCCTGATCGTCGCGATCGGGCTGCTCTCGAACCTGATGGTCGGTGGCGCTCAACTGATGGAGACCGAGACCCAGTCACGGAACGTGACCAAGCTGACGCCGGAGATCGCGAGTACCGCCCGGCTCATCTGGGGACTGTACGTCGCGATCACCATCCTCGCTGCGACGACGTTTTACGCGTTACACCTCGTCGGGCTCGCGCCCAACATGGATCTCTTCAATGCGGTGTCACACGCGTTCACGAGCGTCGCGACCGCCGGCTTCTCGCCCGAACCCGAGAGCATCGGTGCGTTCGCGCCGATCGTCCAGTGGGCGGTGCTGCCGTTTATGATCCTCGGCGCGACCAACTTCGTCCTGCTGTACTATCTCACGCAGGGTGAGTTCGAACGTCCGCTTGAGTCCGAAGAGCTTCGGTTCTATCTCGGCCTCATCGTCTTCTTCAGCGTGATCGTCACCGTCATCATCGGTCTCGATCCGGACGTCGAGAAAGGGTTCGAGGCGACGATCAGACACGGCGTTTTCAACGTCGTCTCGATCGTGACGACGACGGGGTACGCCTCGGCGGACTTCGACCTCTGGACGGCCGGGGCGAAACATGTCCTCTTTCTGTGTATGTTCCTCGGCGGGATGGCCGGGAGCACGACCTGTTCGATCAAGACGCTTCGCTGGCTCGTGATCCTCAAGGGGCTGTACCGCAACTTCTTTACGGCGATTCACCCGAGTGCGGTGCGGCCGATCCGGCTCGGCGACAGCATCGTTGACGAAGAGACGGTCAACGACATCTTCGCCTACGTCATGCTCGCGATCGTCATCTTCTTCCTGCTGACGTTGTTCGTCGTCGTCGACGCCGCCAGAGCTAGCACGACCGTCACCGAGTTCGAGGCACTCGGCGCGTCCGCCTCGATCTTTCTGAACATCGGACCGGCGTTCGGCATGGCCGGACCGATGGACAACTACGCCGGCTTTCCCGTTACGACGCGTGCCGTCATGGTGATCATGATGTGGATCGGCCGCATCGAGATCATCCCCGTGCTCGTGTTGTTGCTGCCGGCGTACTGGCGATCCTGA
- a CDS encoding helix-turn-helix domain-containing protein: protein MAVVSVFAVDAGEFTLGQVLTADLDVEVRVEAVVPTSGQLVPFVWVDGTDVDVFDERVGACERVESVSELDRIDGRTLYRIEWGERSGRLVDALEANRATVLDARGGDRWTFRLRFPTHAALSAFHERCERDGIGLSVVRISSLEGESLDRPGLTAEQRQALELATERGYFSVPREVTLSELADELGISTQAASERVRRGTDAVLRSTLDGSRRRT from the coding sequence ATGGCCGTCGTCTCGGTGTTTGCAGTCGATGCAGGCGAGTTCACGCTCGGACAGGTTCTCACGGCCGACCTCGACGTCGAAGTACGCGTCGAGGCGGTCGTCCCGACGTCCGGCCAGCTCGTGCCGTTCGTCTGGGTCGATGGCACGGACGTCGACGTCTTCGACGAACGCGTCGGCGCGTGCGAGCGCGTCGAGTCGGTGTCGGAACTCGATCGGATCGACGGTCGGACGCTTTATCGCATCGAGTGGGGTGAACGGTCCGGTCGTCTCGTCGACGCACTCGAGGCGAACCGGGCGACGGTACTCGACGCCCGGGGCGGCGACCGGTGGACGTTCCGACTCCGGTTTCCGACACACGCGGCGCTGTCTGCCTTTCACGAGCGTTGTGAACGCGACGGGATCGGGCTCTCGGTCGTCCGGATCAGTTCGCTCGAAGGCGAGTCACTGGACCGTCCCGGGCTGACCGCAGAACAGCGACAGGCGCTCGAACTCGCCACCGAGCGGGGTTACTTTTCGGTTCCGCGAGAGGTTACGCTGTCCGAACTCGCGGACGAACTCGGCATCTCGACGCAGGCGGCGTCAGAGCGCGTTCGACGGGGGACGGACGCGGTGCTTCGATCGACGCTCGATGGGAGCAGGCGACGCACCTGA
- the ligA gene encoding ATP-dependent DNA ligase LigA: MEFAAFADQVDEIEAESSDHGTVDGVSRLLEHAARTDPWDETPGESEERTGDLEVVARYVQGRVFPAWDARKLEVGPSACHEAIARAAGRNVDADDVEARLAAVGEIGTVAASYEFGGQQGLGAFTDGDGTDGLTIREVHETLVDLAAAEGSGSQDRKVDLLFGLFNRCTSTEARYLARLVLAEMRIGVGEGTVRDAVAAAFDVPDDRVERALQVANDYGRVARVAIEDGLEGLEAMTLSVGRPVKAMLAQAGTVTEAVESWEEAAVEWKYDGARVQLHHADDEVRVFSRNMEDVTDALPEVVEFADDRLDAPAILDGEVVAIDEAGDPLPFQEVLRRFRRKHDVAKAREDVTVEPVFFDCLHVDGEDLLETPLRDRHARLESLLAGGEGRSKLWLTDDPDEIDAIDAEALESGHEGIMLKDPDSTYSPGRRGKRWLKRKPDVETLDCVVTGAEWGEGRRATFLGTFELSIRDGEAYETIGKVATGITDEKLAELTALLEPHVRSQDGTSVDVEPAVVFEVGYEEIQSSPTYSSGYALRFPRFVGVREDLDPDDADTVERVRSLRET, from the coding sequence ATGGAGTTTGCCGCCTTCGCCGACCAGGTCGACGAGATCGAAGCCGAGTCCTCAGACCACGGGACCGTCGACGGCGTCAGCCGACTGCTCGAGCACGCCGCCAGGACGGACCCCTGGGACGAGACGCCGGGAGAGAGCGAAGAGCGAACCGGCGATCTCGAGGTCGTCGCCCGATACGTCCAGGGGCGGGTGTTCCCGGCCTGGGACGCCCGCAAGCTCGAGGTCGGACCCAGCGCCTGTCACGAGGCGATCGCGCGGGCGGCCGGACGAAACGTCGACGCCGACGACGTCGAGGCGCGACTCGCGGCGGTCGGCGAGATCGGCACGGTCGCGGCGAGTTACGAGTTCGGCGGCCAGCAGGGACTGGGGGCGTTCACCGACGGCGACGGCACAGACGGCCTGACGATCCGGGAGGTCCACGAGACGCTCGTCGACCTCGCGGCCGCCGAGGGATCGGGCAGCCAGGACCGGAAGGTCGACCTGCTCTTTGGCCTGTTCAACCGCTGTACGAGCACCGAGGCGCGCTATCTCGCCCGGCTCGTCCTCGCCGAGATGCGCATCGGCGTCGGCGAGGGGACGGTCAGAGACGCCGTCGCCGCCGCCTTCGACGTTCCCGATGATCGGGTCGAACGCGCCCTGCAGGTGGCAAACGACTACGGCCGGGTCGCCCGCGTCGCGATCGAGGACGGACTCGAGGGACTCGAGGCGATGACGCTTTCGGTCGGCCGGCCGGTGAAGGCGATGCTCGCTCAGGCCGGAACGGTGACCGAGGCCGTAGAGTCCTGGGAGGAGGCGGCCGTCGAGTGGAAGTACGACGGCGCACGCGTCCAGTTACACCACGCAGACGACGAGGTGCGGGTCTTCTCACGGAACATGGAGGACGTAACCGACGCCCTCCCCGAGGTCGTCGAGTTCGCGGACGACCGTCTCGACGCCCCCGCGATTCTGGACGGCGAGGTCGTCGCGATCGACGAGGCGGGCGATCCGCTCCCGTTCCAGGAGGTGTTACGCCGCTTCCGGCGCAAACACGACGTCGCGAAGGCTCGCGAGGACGTGACCGTCGAACCGGTCTTTTTCGACTGTCTCCACGTCGACGGCGAGGACCTGCTCGAGACGCCGCTGCGTGACCGTCACGCCCGTCTCGAGTCGCTGCTCGCAGGCGGCGAGGGCCGCTCGAAGCTGTGGCTGACTGACGACCCCGACGAGATCGACGCAATCGACGCCGAGGCGCTCGAGTCTGGTCACGAGGGGATCATGCTCAAAGATCCCGACTCGACGTACTCGCCGGGTCGACGCGGAAAGCGATGGCTCAAGCGAAAACCGGACGTCGAGACCCTCGATTGCGTGGTGACCGGTGCCGAGTGGGGCGAGGGTCGGCGGGCGACGTTTCTCGGAACGTTCGAGCTCTCGATCCGTGACGGCGAGGCATACGAGACGATCGGCAAGGTCGCGACCGGCATCACCGACGAGAAACTGGCCGAGCTGACGGCGTTGCTCGAACCCCACGTCAGAAGTCAGGACGGGACGAGCGTCGACGTCGAGCCGGCGGTCGTCTTCGAGGTCGGCTACGAGGAGATCCAGTCCTCGCCGACGTACTCTTCCGGCTACGCGTTGCGGTTTCCCCGGTTCGTCGGCGTTCGCGAGGACCTAGATCCGGACGACGCCGACACCGTAGAACGAGTCCGGTCGCTTCGAGAGACGTGA
- a CDS encoding TIGR00341 family protein encodes MRLVEVLIPKRKREAVEEVLEDEGIDYTLVEEGSHDEPSVVVTFPLPTPAVESILDDLRETGIDEDSYTVIVEAETVVSDRYDDLEQRYAQNTARISREEMQARAKDLTPRFSTYLVMTIMSVIVATAGLLLDSPAVVVGSMVIAPLIGPALGASVGTVINDQALFWRGIKLQAIGLGIGVVTAAVFAIAVRQVGLVSPMIDLFAISEIEGRVRPDLLSLVIAIGAGVAGAWTLTAGTSAALVGVMIAAALVPPLGVVGIGIAWGRPEVAIAAGVLVLVNILAINVTSLAVLWQKGYRPENWFGADEARVATRRRAIALVVAIVALSTFLGVVSYDTYRTGAYEEDVTDDVTAVLESPEYAELTLIDVTVEYTDPVPLRQPERVVVTIGHPVGTDPPPVAEEIQPRDSVYAESAIHLPTGPLIDSHRADVVVRYTEQEQ; translated from the coding sequence ATGCGACTCGTCGAAGTGCTGATTCCGAAACGAAAACGCGAGGCCGTCGAGGAGGTTCTCGAGGACGAGGGGATCGATTACACCCTCGTCGAGGAGGGGAGCCACGACGAACCCTCGGTCGTCGTCACGTTCCCGCTGCCGACGCCCGCAGTCGAATCGATTCTCGACGACCTTCGGGAGACGGGCATCGACGAGGACTCCTACACGGTGATCGTCGAGGCCGAAACCGTCGTCTCCGATCGGTACGACGACCTCGAACAGCGATACGCCCAGAACACCGCACGCATCTCTCGCGAGGAGATGCAGGCCCGGGCGAAGGATCTCACCCCTCGCTTCAGCACCTATCTCGTGATGACGATCATGAGCGTGATCGTCGCGACGGCCGGCCTGTTGCTGGACTCGCCGGCGGTCGTCGTCGGCTCGATGGTGATCGCCCCGCTGATCGGGCCCGCCCTCGGCGCGAGCGTCGGGACAGTGATCAACGACCAGGCGCTGTTCTGGCGAGGGATCAAACTGCAGGCGATCGGACTCGGCATCGGCGTCGTCACCGCCGCCGTCTTCGCGATCGCTGTCCGCCAGGTCGGGCTCGTGTCGCCGATGATCGACCTCTTCGCGATCTCGGAGATCGAAGGGCGGGTACGGCCGGACTTGCTCTCACTCGTCATCGCGATCGGCGCCGGCGTCGCGGGCGCGTGGACGCTCACCGCAGGCACCTCCGCCGCGCTCGTCGGCGTCATGATCGCCGCCGCGCTCGTTCCACCGCTGGGCGTCGTCGGAATCGGCATCGCGTGGGGTCGGCCCGAGGTCGCAATTGCGGCGGGCGTTCTCGTTCTCGTCAACATTCTGGCGATCAACGTCACCAGCCTCGCAGTCCTCTGGCAGAAGGGGTATCGACCGGAGAACTGGTTCGGTGCGGACGAAGCACGCGTCGCCACGAGACGGCGTGCGATCGCGCTCGTCGTCGCGATCGTCGCTCTCTCGACGTTTCTCGGCGTCGTGTCTTACGACACCTATCGGACCGGAGCCTACGAGGAAGACGTCACCGACGACGTCACTGCCGTCCTCGAGTCGCCGGAGTACGCCGAACTCACGCTCATCGACGTAACGGTCGAGTACACCGATCCGGTCCCGCTCCGCCAGCCGGAGCGCGTCGTCGTGACGATCGGTCATCCGGTCGGAACCGACCCGCCACCGGTCGCCGAGGAGATCCAACCTCGCGATAGCGTCTACGCCGAGTCAGCGATTCATCTGCCGACCGGGCCGCTCATCGACTCCCACCGCGCCGACGTCGTCGTCCGCTACACCGAACAGGAGCAGTAA
- a CDS encoding YgaP family membrane protein encodes MSDVDRNVGGLDRTGRIVVGLVAVIAGIVALSGYWAVGIAVGIVALVVGAVLLVTGTTQKCPINEAVGVDTTE; translated from the coding sequence GTGAGCGACGTGGATCGAAACGTGGGCGGACTCGATCGTACTGGACGTATCGTCGTCGGTCTCGTGGCCGTTATCGCGGGCATCGTCGCCCTGTCGGGCTACTGGGCCGTCGGTATCGCCGTCGGGATTGTCGCTCTCGTCGTCGGAGCCGTCCTTCTCGTGACCGGAACGACCCAGAAGTGTCCCATCAACGAAGCCGTCGGCGTCGACACGACCGAGTGA